The Candidatus Angelobacter sp. DNA window GACGTCGATACAATCGCCCGGGCCCTTGCCACTCCGGCAATCGCGGGAGAGAGCAGAGTTGCCATCAACTTTTTCATAAAAACCTTTCCGTCATCCCGGCTAACGTTCATTCTTACATCTGCCGTTGGGCCAACCGCCATGGTTGTTTGTTATCGAACGCGGCGGTATGGCCTTGCGGAATGAAGTGTGTTCAATGAAACGTGAACAAGGCCAAGTGCATCGTCCGGGCCGGCTGCGGCAGCCCCTGCCCCGATCGTTCAAAGAGCTGACACCCACCAAGGCCTTTAATCCGCGCACGTTCTTTTATGAAATGGTCTGGAAGGCGTTGCTGACCCGCCGCAAAGGACTTCACAAGCGGCCCGAGTTTCCCAGGCTGATGCCCGGCCAGGTCGCCCTGACCTGGATCGGGCATGCGTCCTTTCTGGTCCAGTTTCACGATCTGAACGTCCTCATCGATCCAAATTTCGCCAACTGGCTTTTCCTCCTCAAGCGCATCAAGCGCGCCGGTCTCAAGTTGAAGCACCTCCCTCCCATTGATCTCGTCTTGTTGACGCACGCGCATTTCGATCACTTCCACAAACCGACGCTGCGACGCCTGCCGCATCCGAAGGTGGCGGTGGTCCCCTGGGGTGTGAGCGATCTGGCCACCGGACTGGGCTTCGAGCGGGTGATCGAGCTTGAATGGTGGGAGAGTTTTTCGCGCAACAACTGGAAAGTGACATTGACGCCCAGCAAACATTGGGGAGCGCGCATGTTGCGGGACGACCATCGCGGTTATGGCGGATTCATCCTCGAACACGAGGGGCGCCGCATCTACCACGCGGGCGACAGCGCGTATTTCAACGGCTTCCGGGAAATCGGGGAACGCTTGCGGCCGGAGATCGCGCTGCTGCCCATCGGAGCCTATTACCCGGATTCGTTCCGCAACGTCCACATGGGCCCGGACGAGGCGGTCAAGGTGTTCCACGATTTGCGGGCGCAATGGCTCGTACCGATGCACTATGGCACATTCAAACTGTCTTTCGAGCACCTTGACGAACCGCCACGCTGGCTTTTGGAACTGGCCGAAAGGCAGCGATTCCGCGACCGGGTCAGAATCCTCGAGGAAGGCGTCCCGCAAGTCTTCTGACGACGAACCCGCGTCCGCCTTCGCGGGCAGTTTCCGGCCCAAAACGCGCAACAGCGCGTTGCCACACAATTGTAACTCGCCACTGACCTCATTGTCACGATAGTCTGCAGTCCCTCGGCTATGGCGACGACGGAAGCTACAACCTTCGGGGCGGCCCATTTCATCAACCGCGAGTTGAGCTGGTTGGAGTTCAATCAGCGCGTGCTCGATGAAGCGTT harbors:
- a CDS encoding MBL fold metallo-hydrolase, which translates into the protein MKREQGQVHRPGRLRQPLPRSFKELTPTKAFNPRTFFYEMVWKALLTRRKGLHKRPEFPRLMPGQVALTWIGHASFLVQFHDLNVLIDPNFANWLFLLKRIKRAGLKLKHLPPIDLVLLTHAHFDHFHKPTLRRLPHPKVAVVPWGVSDLATGLGFERVIELEWWESFSRNNWKVTLTPSKHWGARMLRDDHRGYGGFILEHEGRRIYHAGDSAYFNGFREIGERLRPEIALLPIGAYYPDSFRNVHMGPDEAVKVFHDLRAQWLVPMHYGTFKLSFEHLDEPPRWLLELAERQRFRDRVRILEEGVPQVF